A window of the Lolium perenne isolate Kyuss_39 chromosome 7, Kyuss_2.0, whole genome shotgun sequence genome harbors these coding sequences:
- the LOC127313620 gene encoding uncharacterized protein, translated as MDLYFGSLLPPDLDEGADADPPKSCLLDRKPFIGKRTNATTATCRIQDDVAIQVSFFAAHPPCMSYILAWSSGTCFTDEPVVLSTDGGLILLSFAIQTERFPFSDYYIYQPSAPSLHLIPQPSGRRLVDDLCRAALLSHGRGSSGYHVVTLTMEAEGEFHLYVFSSDTQIWTLKKPVLILEDGAPKLANYMTYKAIPLGGGSMAFVDLWNGILICNVLDGGESPELHYLPLPSTGLCQPSPSCYPLSPRDITINVNGQGKGETMDIKLAEVVYPFNSEGWCTDTWVATTMAISPWRKLKGWHKESTHGSELSLPEGLNLAGLLDLNTLGCLFVDMPMLSLDQDNVVCFMAKNDIDDYQAWLIAVDMAKKKLQGVSLLEVERSPSLFYSSISDHLIMTAPAKYH; from the coding sequence ATGGATTTGTATTTTGGGTCGCTGCTTCCGCCTGATCTCGACGAAGGCGCCGATGCCGATCCCCCCAAGAGCTGCCTCCTCGACCGCAAGCCCTTCATCGGCAAGCGCACcaacgccaccaccgccacctgcAGAATCCAGGACGACGTTGCAATTCAGGTCTCCTTCTTCGCCGCCCACCCGCCTTGCATGTCCTACATCCTCGCCTGGTCCAGCGGGACTTGTTTCACCGACGAGCCCGTCGTCCTCTCTACAGACGGCGGGCTTATTCTTCTCAGCTTTGCCATCCAAACTGAGAGATTCCCGTTTTCCGACTACTACATCTACCAGCCAAGCGCTCCGTCGCTCCATCTGATCCCGCAGCCCAGTGGCAGGCGCTTGGTCGACGACCTCTGCAGAGCCGCCCTCCTCTCTCACGGTCGTGGCAGCAGCGGATACCACGTCGTCACGCTAACCATGGAGGCGGAAGGAGAGTTCCACCTCTACGTCTTCAGCTCCGACACGCAAATCTGGACCCTGAAGAAGCCCGTCTTGATACTGGAGGATGGAGCACCCAAGCTTGCCAACTACATGACCTACAAGGCTATCCCCCTTGGCGGTGGTTCCATGGCATTCGTGGACTTGTGGAATGGCATCCTCATCTGCAACGTGCTTGACGGGGGTGAAAGCCCTGAGCTCCACTATCTACCGCTGCCATCAACAGGACTCTGCCAACCATCGCCCAGCTGCTACCCATTGAGCCCTCGCGACATCACCATCAACGTCAACGGGCAAGGCAAAGGCGAGACCATGGACATCAAGTTGGCTGAGGTGGTGTATCCCTTCAACTCCGAGGGTTGGTGCACTGACACGTGGGTTGCCACCACCATGGCTATTAGTCCTTGGCGCAAACTCAAAGGTTGGCACAAGGAATCCACTCATGGCTCAGAACTCTCGCTGCCTGAAGGCCTCAACCTTGCTGGACTGCTGGACTTGAACACTCTTGGTTGTCTCTTTGTTGATATGCCCATGTTGAGCTTAGACCAAGACAACGTTGTGTGCTTCATGGCTAAGAATGATATCGATGATTACCAAGCATGGTTGATTGCTGTCGACATGGCAAAGAAGAAGCTGCAGGGAGTCAGCCTTCTGGAGGTTGAAAGAAGCCCATCACTATTCTACAGCAGCATCTCCGACCATCTCATTATGACCGCGCCTGCCAAATATCATTAA